The Oryctolagus cuniculus chromosome 4, mOryCun1.1, whole genome shotgun sequence genomic sequence CATGAGTGCTTGCCTGGTCTGGGTGCTGTGCTGAGAGCGCgtgccctgctgcctcctctggtCTCCGCGAGAGCCCAGAGCGAGAAAGATGCCCATTTTATAGACGAGGGATTTGTTCAAGGTCACGCAGTTAGGGAGTGgtagagccaggacctgaaccccaGCATCAGGTTCCTGGGCCCCTTCCTAAGCTTCTTAGGGGGGCTCTGGGGGCTCCTCTCCACAGACCTTCCTCTCCAGGCCGGGGCCTTGGGGCTGGCCTGTGTGCGTCCTGAGCGCAGGGCCTCTTGTCTCGATGCTCCAGGTCTGTGGGGTGTGGCGGGCAGTGCCTCGGTTGTCTCTGCGGCTCCTCAGGGCAGAACAGTTGCATGTGGCACTCGTGACACCCACTCACCCTTCAGGGGAGGTCTGGGGGCCTCTGATCCGGCACCGGGCCCTGGCTGCAGGTAAGGGGAGCCAATGGCCCCTGGGTGTGCAAGTCTGAGTCCCAAGGTGGGTGGGCCGAGGGGAGGATTTTCTGGTGGCCTCTCATGGCCCTCGCTCCCGCAGAGACCTTCAGCGCCATCCTGACTTTGGAGGGCCCCCAGCAGCCGGGTGTAGGGGGAGTCACTCTGCTGACGCTCAGCGACACAGAAGACTCCTTGCATTTTTTGCTGCTCTTCAGGGGGCTGCTGGACCCCAGGAATGGGGGTAAGcgggctggggaggagagagggagcagaggaggggagcACCTTTCCCAGAGGAAGGGCCACACGTGCGACTGTTGCAGGGCCGTCCCGGGTTCCCTTGAGGCTCCAGATTCTACACCAGGGGCAGCTGCTGCGAGAGCTCCAGGCCAATGGCTCAGCCCAGGTATGTGAGGTTGTGCCTCGGCTGCTGCCAGCTCTGGCTTCTTGCTGGTGCCCACCGCgccctgctctgtccccaggaGCCGGGCTTCGCCGAGGTGCTGCCCGACCTGACAGCACAGGAGATGGACTGGCTAGTGCAGGGAGAGCTGCAGATGGCTCTGGCGAGGACAGCTGGGCCGGAGCTGCGCATCAGTGGGCACATTGCTGCCAGGCAGAGCTGCGATGGTGAGGCAGGGTGGGGCTAGCACCCGCAGACGTGCCAGGGAAGGGACCAGGATGGATGTGGGAAAGATCCTGGGGGCCAGGGCTATGAGTGACGGTGCAGCAGCCCTGCTACAACCTGTCTTGCAGTCCTGCAAAGTGTCCTTTGTGGAGCTGATGCCCTGACTCCTGTCCAGACTGGGGCTGCTGGCTCAGCCAGCCTCACACTGCTAGGAAATGGCTCTCTGATCTATCAGGTAAGAGGGGCTGTAGGGGGAGAGGAGGGTAGCAGGGAAGGGCCTGGACCTGCGATGGTTCAGGTCCTGGGCTTTCAGCGTCACTCTACTTAATTTGCCTTCCTCCAACCCTGCCCATCAGGTGCAGGTTGTAGGTACAAGCAGTGAGGTGGTGGCCATGACACTGGAGACCAAGCCTCAGCGAAGGAACCAGCGCACTGTGCTGTGCCACATGGCTGTGCTCCGCACAGGGGGACATATGGTGAGGGCCCCAGGGCCCATGTGCAGGGATGCcagtgtgggctgggggaggctaGGTTGCATGAGCAGGGATGTTCAGTCTCCTTCACTCGCTCAGGGCTTCTCTCCCTGATTCATTTGTTCATCTGACACATTTTTAGTGAGCTCTAGACTAGGGGCTGGAGTGCATGGAAAATCAGATGTGGCCCTGTCCTCAGTGAGCTCACCCTCGAGTGGGAGAAAGTAGACAGGAGAGTAGTGCAGTCGCCCAGGTCATGCTGAGTGCGAGGGCACTGGCTGCTTCCGCTTGGGTCCTTCCACGTGCCAGCTGCTGTCCTGGTGGCCTTTCCTATGTTTCTGGCCTTCACAGTACCCGTTTCATAGCTGAGGGAGGGAAGGCTCAGAGAGCTGAAACTCTTCAAGGCTGTTACATATCTAGGAGGCGCTGGAAGGCGGGCCTGCGAGGTTCTGGTCCCGCATTCCTGGGGTGTGAAAGCGTGCATGGGTGTAGCGAAGGCTGCAGAACCTTGGGCTGATGGAAAAGCTGAGGGGCCTCATCCTTCCCCATCCCCCAACCTCCCAGACTGCGGgtgtctgccctgggctgggtgcCCGAGGGGCGCACATGCTGCTGCAGAACGAGCTGTTCCTGAACGTGGGCACCAAGGACTTCCCGGACGGCGAGCTGCGGGGGCACGTGGCTACCTTGCCCTACAGTGGACACAGCGCCCGCCATGAGAGTGAGTGCCCCGGGGGTCTGCCTGCTCTTTGACGTCCTCTGACCTGTGACTCAAGCATGTGAGAGATGGTGGCAGAGGTCAGACCTGGTGCGTGTTTCTTTGTGCCTGAGCTCCGGCTTGGCCTCTGGAGAAGGTGGGGACTCCGGCAGACTGCTTGTTGCCTGGTGCAGGGTCTAagacttgctgcttcccaggccctgggcctgtgGACGGCGCCTTCCAGCTCATGGAGTCTGTGTTGGGGGAGATGGGGTGTGCTGGGACCGAGGGGCTTCTCTGGGCCGCCTTCTCATCTGTCACTTCTCTGTCTGGACCCAGCACTGCCTGTGCCCCTGGCAGGAGCCCTGGTGTTGCCCCCTGTGCAGAGCCAGGCAGCTGGGCATGCCTGGCTCTCCctggatgcccactgtcacctgCACTATGAAGTGCTGCTGGCTGGGCTTGGTGGCTCAGAGCAGGGCACCGTCACTGCCCACCTCCTCGGGCCTCCTGGGATGCCAGGACCCCGGCGGCTGCTGAAGGGATTCTACGGCCCAGAGGTGAGGACGTGATGGTAGCATGAGGCTTGGAAAATTTCTGATTTTGAGCTTGAAGGGCCTGTGGTGGGGGAAGCAGAGAGCGGGGCAGCCTGGGATTGCGGAGCTGGCATGGGCTCAGCAATCAGACAGACCTGGGTATggacctgcctctgcctctgcttatcCACTCTCCTTTCTATGCCCTCCTCCTGCGGCTTCCTTGGGTACTATGTGCTATTCTGTGGGAGGCGTTGCTCTGGACTTGGACCTCAGAGCCCCACTCAGTCTGGAGGGGCTTGGCCACCCTAGGGAGAGCTTATTTAATCTCCCTGGGCTGTTTCTTCACTTGCTAATGGTGGTGGTCGTAGGGGAACAGGAGGCGGGCCCTTCCGTATCTtgttccatccctccctctgcaGGCCCAGGGCGTGGTAAAGGACCTGGAGCCTGAGCTGCTGCGGCACCTGGCTCAGGGCACTGCCTCCCTGTTGATCTCCACCAAGGGGAGTCCCCGAGGGGAGCTTCGGGGGCAGGTAGGAGTTCTGTGGGGATGACATGTGGCTGGCATGTGGCTGGGTCCTGGCAGCGGTGGCTTGCTGCCTCTaaaccctgggggtgggggtatcAGCCTCCCTGGCTGTGGGAAGGACCATGCCAGAGAAGGTCCATGGGCGGACTGCAGcccacagccctgtccctggTGGCTGGATAGATCTCTGTGGCTAAATACACCCTCCCAGGGCACCATGGGGTTTTGGGGGCAGGGGTATGGCCTGGGGGCTGTCTGGCTGCCACTGGTGGAGACTCAAGGGGCGGGGGCCCTGCGCTACCTCAGTAGGCCTCTCCTCCCAGGTACACATCGCCAATCACTGCGAGGTGGGTGGCCTGCGTCTGGCTGCAGCCGGGGCCGAGGGTGTGCAGACACCTGGGGCTCCGGATGCAGCGGCAGTGGCAGCTGCATTGCCAGCACCACCCCCTGTGTCTGGTCCTGAGGTCCCAGCACCCGCCAAATCTGGTGGTCCTGTGCGGCCCCGAGACCCCAACATGTGCTTCTTCGAGGGGCAGCAGCGTCCTCATGGGGCACGCTGGGCGCCCAACTATGACCCGCTCtgctccctctgcacctgccaggtAGGAGGCCCTACAAGGTAAACTGGGTCCCAGTGTCTAGGGCAAGGGACCCCCTcaagcccctgcctctctgtgcaGAGACGGACAGTGATCTGTGACCCTGTAGTGTGCCCACCACCCAGCTGCTCCCAGCCGGTACAGGTGCTGGACCAGTGCTGCCCCGTGTGCCCGGGTGAGTTTCCTGCAGGAAAGGAGAGGGTAGTAGAGGCATCAGCCTGGTGGGGGATGGGCCTTCGAGGGAGGACTGGACCGGTGGGGTCACTCTCTGCCTTCACCATTTCTGTGGCTCCACAGAGAAACAAGATGTCAGAGAGCTGCCAGGGCTGCCTAGGAGCCGGGACCCGGGAGAGGGTGAGCTGGAAGGGTGCGTGCAGGAGTGGGAGGAGCCAGAGGAGCCACTGGATTGGAGCAGGACGGGGACAGTtaaggggtggggctgacacctgCAAGCCTCATCAGTGTTACTGATCCATGGGTAGGGTAGGCCCTGGGGTTAGGCTGGCGTGGGTGCCTGAGGCTCAGGTCTTGTTTGTGGACCCAGCTGATGAGCTCAGGACTAATGGCATCTGGGCACTGTCCCCCTCCCAACCCTCCAGGCTGCTATTTTGATGGTGACCGGAGCTGGCGGGCAGCGGGTACCCGGTGGCACCCCGTCGTGCCCCCCTTTGGCTTAATTAAGTGTGCTGTCTGCACCTGCAAGGTATGGCCACCCAAGCTTTTCTGGTGCCATAACCCAGCCGGCTCtgcagagatggggagggggctgccaggAGAGGGGAGCCCATGCTTGGCCTGGAAAAAATATGGGCAAAGTCCCCTAGGCTCTGAGAGTTGGCTTCCTGTTGGGCCAGGGAAATAGGGGCGCTGGGTGTGAGTCCTGCTCTGCCAGTGGAGCAGCCCCACGTGACCCAGGCATCTTCCATTCCTccccagagcaggtgcagtggcACCTGCCAGGCGGGGTTACAGTGGGGACTGAGCTGAGATGGGCAAAGCCGGGCCAGGCCTCTGGGGCACCTGAggtggggaaaggagaggagagaagcaggaggctctgagctgccctccctcctgacACCCCTCACTCCACGGATCCCTACAGGGGGGCACTGGAGAGGTGCACTGTGAGAAGGTGCAGTGTCCCCGGCTGGCCTGTGCCCAGCCTGTTCGCGCCAACCCCACAGACTGCTGTAAACAGTGTCCAGGTGAGAGGGGAGCAAGGAGGCCCGACCTTTGGAGTTGGGGCGGGCCTTGTCCTGGCTGAGGGTGGAGAGGGGGGCTTCCCAGCCAGTTCAGCCTGTGTTGAGTGCTGCTTTGTGCCtagcctggagccagggctctCCATGCAGTGCAAAGAATGTGGGGTTCTAGAGCCTGCcctatccatctgtctgtccatccatccatccacccgcccacccacccatccatccatccacccatccacctttcctccctccatccatgTGTATCCCCTGCTCGGTGCCAGACACTGCTAGGTGCTGGGGACTCAGAGAAAGAAAACCTGGTTGGTCTCTCGGGCTGACCCCTTTCTGTTTCGTTCTCAACAGTGGGATCAGGGGCCCGCACCCAGTTGGGGGACCCCATGCAGGCCGACGGGCCCCGGGGCTGCCGTTTTGCAGGGCAGTGGTTCCCAGAGAGCCAGAGCTGGCACCCATCGGTGCCCCCCTTTGGAGAGATGAGCTGTATCACCTGCAGATGCGGGGTGAGTGGGGAGAGGGTCTGTGTGACACGGGCCCCGGGGCCTGGCCTGGAATCGGAAGACCTTTCTAGGCAAGCTTCCCTGCAGAGGCTGAAGGCCATCCTCAGTGTctgctctgccccaccccaggcaggggtGCCCCACTGCGAGCGGGACGACTGTTCACTGCCGCTGGCCTGTGGCTCCGGGAAGGAGAGTCGGTGCTGCTCCCACTGCACACCCCGGGGGTGTAAGTGAgggatttgggggtggggtgagggagccCCAGGAGCAGTGCAATCTGCTTCCCAAATACCACTCCAGCCCACTCTGTCAGCACCTTGTGGAGTTGATATTtagttcctttcctttcctttcctttcttttccttttcttttttcttttcttttctttttttaaaatatttatttatttatttgaaaggcaatgttacagagaaggagagacagagaggtcttccatctgctggtgcactccccaaatggcttcaatggccggggctgggccaggctgaagccaggagccaggagctttatccgggtctcccatgggtgcaggggcccaagtgctggggtcatctcctgctgcattcccatgcacattagccaggagctggattggaaccggcatgcccatatgggatgctggcacagcagatggcaacagcctaacctgctacgccacagtgccagccctagttccttttctttaaaatgagattTCTGAAGCTCAGAAGAATTAGGCAAgactgaggtcacacagcttagAAAACTGTGACCTGTCTTGGCCTCAGAGCAGAGgtgccctgctctgccctgcatGCCTGCctgttccctctctcttcctcccacatTGGTTCCCTCTGTCTCCAGCAGCCCCAGAGACCAGGACTGTTCCGGAACTTGAGAAAGCAGCCGAAGGCTCCTAGGGAATGGCCGGAAGCTGCATGACCAAGAGGactgggcctgagctgggggaAGGGGCGGCGCCGTGGACCCCGCGTTCTCCTTTGCGGAAACCCAGTGCCTTTGGCTCCTCCGACCTGCCTCTTCTGCCCACCCCACTACCTCTGGGCACCACCTCCACGGGGGGCGAGCAGCCAGACCAGGCCCAGGCCGTCTCCACCCCGACTGCTGGCCTGCCCACCCTGGCCTGTGCCCTGAAGCCCAACCCCTTTCCTTTTGTACATAATGTCACTGGCTTATCGGGAGTTTAATTTATCCTCACTCAGCACCAAGGGTCACCCCCTTCTCCCCACTCCACTCCTGCTGCCCCTGAGCTGAGCAGAGTCATTGCTGGAGAGTCGTGTATTTATTAAAACATTCTGTTTTTCAGTCTTTGCGCCTGAGGTCGGCTCTGTGTGGCCAGGGtctggtgggaggggcggggagctCTGGCTCCAGGGGCTTCCTGCAGCCCTAGGGGGGTGGAGGAGACTGGATGGGGTGCAGTTGGCCCTCTTGCCTGCGTTCTGCACGGGCGCTTGGGACTGTGCTGGAGACAGGCTAGGGCCTCGGGCCTCAGGCCACCTGCGGCAGGGTGCAGACTCCAGCGTCATTACCCGCATGGCTGGCATTCTTGCTGACTCCATGTTTGAAGTCGctccagagagagaaacagaagtggTGCCAGCCTCTCCGTCTTTGTCCAAAGGCAGGCAAAcactttccttttattcttctttCCTGGAAACGAGTTGTGTTCTGGACCCGTTCTGGGTCCAGAGAGGCTGGAGTCAGCTCCTGTGTAGCCCTTGGCTGAGCCTGTCTTGATGTGAAGCAAGCCCTCCTCCTGTCCCCGCTTCTCCACCCCTCCCATTCCTGCGGGCTCCACGGGCTCCAGGGGAGTGAGAGAACAAGGGCAGCTCATGTACCTGCAGACCTGTCGCTGTGCACTGAACCTGGGATCTGGTGATGGCCGGGGCAGGGAAAGTGGCCAAGCCTTGCTTAGCAGGCAGGCGGGATGTGGGGAAGGAGTTACCGCCTCAGGCGGGCGAAGCCCGAGGCCCCCAGCCGTGAGCTAGCTGAGTCCCTGAATTTCTGTGAACCTGTCTCCCCTCTGTGAAACAGACACCAGCTCCCTCTCAGGGCTCAGTCAGAACCTGCGCCTTACACAGCTCAGGGCCTAGCATGCTTTAGTTGGAAATGGTGCTCCAGCTGAGGAGGgaccacaaactttttttttgacaggcagagttagacagtgagagagagacagagagaaaggtcttcctttttccgttggttcaccccccaaatggctgctgcagccggcacagcgcgctgatctggtgcttccccctggtctcccatgtgcgtgcagggcccaagcacttgggccatcctccactgcactcctgggccacagcagagagctggcctggaagaggggcaaccaggacagaatccggcgccccgaccggggctagaacctggagtgccggctgcaggcggaggattagcctagtgagccgtggcgccagccaggaccacaaacttttttttttttttttttttttttgacaggcagagtggacagtgagagagagagagacagagagaaaggtcttcctttgccgttggttcaccctccaatggccgccgcggccagcgcgatgcgaccggcgcaccgcgctgatccgatggcaggagccaggagccaggtgcttttcctggtctcccatggggtgcagggcccaagcacctgggccatcctccactgcactctcgggccacagcagagagctggcctggaagaggggcaaccgggacagaatctggcgccccgaccgggactagaacccggtgtgccggcgccgctaggcggaggattagcctagtgagccgcggcgccggcccaggaccacaaacttttaaaaaattatttgtttgagagttagagggacacagacagacagaggtctcatctgctggttc encodes the following:
- the CHRD gene encoding chordin isoform X1; amino-acid sequence: MPSLPAPPAPLLLLGLLLLGPQPARGAGPEPPALPIRPEKEPLPVRGAAGCSFGGKVYALDETWHPDLGEPFGVMRCVLCACEAPQWARRARGPGRVSCKNIKPECPALACGQPRQLPGHCCQTCPQERSGAERQPPGLSFEYPRDPEHRSYSDRGEPGSEDRARGEGHTDFVALLTGTRSQAVARARVSLLRSSLRFSISYRRLDRPTRVRFSDPTGSVLFEHPAAPTQDGLVCGVWRAVPRLSLRLLRAEQLHVALVTPTHPSGEVWGPLIRHRALAAETFSAILTLEGPQQPGVGGVTLLTLSDTEDSLHFLLLFRGLLDPRNGGPSRVPLRLQILHQGQLLRELQANGSAQEPGFAEVLPDLTAQEMDWLVQGELQMALARTAGPELRISGHIAARQSCDVLQSVLCGADALTPVQTGAAGSASLTLLGNGSLIYQVQVVGTSSEVVAMTLETKPQRRNQRTVLCHMAVLRTGGHMTAGVCPGLGARGAHMLLQNELFLNVGTKDFPDGELRGHVATLPYSGHSARHETLPVPLAGALVLPPVQSQAAGHAWLSLDAHCHLHYEVLLAGLGGSEQGTVTAHLLGPPGMPGPRRLLKGFYGPEAQGVVKDLEPELLRHLAQGTASLLISTKGSPRGELRGQVHIANHCEVGGLRLAAAGAEGVQTPGAPDAAAVAAALPAPPPVSGPEVPAPAKSGGPVRPRDPNMCFFEGQQRPHGARWAPNYDPLCSLCTCQRRTVICDPVVCPPPSCSQPVQVLDQCCPVCPEKQDVRELPGLPRSRDPGEGCYFDGDRSWRAAGTRWHPVVPPFGLIKCAVCTCKGGTGEVHCEKVQCPRLACAQPVRANPTDCCKQCPVGSGARTQLGDPMQADGPRGCRFAGQWFPESQSWHPSVPPFGEMSCITCRCGAGVPHCERDDCSLPLACGSGKESRCCSHCTPRGSAPETRTVPELEKAAEGS
- the CHRD gene encoding chordin isoform X2; translated protein: MPSLPAPPAPLLLLGLLLLGPQPARGAGPEPPALPIRPEKEPLPVRGAAGCSFGGKVYALDETWHPDLGEPFGVMRCVLCACEAPQWARRARGPGRVSCKNIKPECPALACGQPRQLPGHCCQTCPQERSGAERQPPGLSFEYPRDPEHRSYSDRGEPGSEDRARGEGHTDFVALLTGTRSQAVARARVSLLRSSLRFSISYRRLDRPTRVRFSDPTGSVLFEHPAAPTQDGLVCGVWRAVPRLSLRLLRAEQLHVALVTPTHPSGEVWGPLIRHRALAAETFSAILTLEGPQQPGVGGVTLLTLSDTEDSLHFLLLFRGLLDPRNGGPSRVPLRLQILHQGQLLRELQANGSAQEPGFAEVLPDLTAQEMDWLVQGELQMALARTAGPELRISGHIAARQSCDVLQSVLCGADALTPVQTGAAGSASLTLLGNGSLIYQVQVVGTSSEVVAMTLETKPQRRNQRTVLCHMAVLRTGGHMTAGVCPGLGARGAHMLLQNELFLNVGTKDFPDGELRGHVATLPYSGHSARHETLPVPLAGALVLPPVQSQAAGHAWLSLDAHCHLHYEVLLAGLGGSEQGTVTAHLLGPPGMPGPRRLLKGFYGPEAQGVVKDLEPELLRHLAQGTASLLISTKGSPRGELRGQVHIANHCEVGGLRLAAAGAEGVQTPGAPDAAAVAAALPAPPPVSGPEVPAPAKSGGPVRPRDPNMCFFEGQQRPHGARWAPNYDPLCSLCTCQRRTVICDPVVCPPPSCSQPVQVLDQCCPVCPEKQDVRELPGLPRSRDPGEGCYFDGDRSWRAAGTRWHPVVPPFGLIKCAVCTCKGGTGEVHCEKVQCPRLACAQPVRANPTDCCKQCPVGSGARTQLGDPMQADGPRGCRFAGQWFPESQSWHPSVPPFGEMSCITCRCGAGVPHCERDDCSLPLACGSGKESRCCSHCTPRGSPETRTVPELEKAAEGS